The following nucleotide sequence is from Parambassis ranga chromosome 21, fParRan2.1, whole genome shotgun sequence.
TTTTTTTGGCTCTGTGTCCGCTCTTGTAGGAATGAAATGCACCAAAATTGGAGGCAGTGACAGAAACAAAGCAGGAATCACTTGCTTTGCTGGGGTAAATTTCATCCTCAGTGGTAGGTATTGATGATCTACACTGTGTGTTCAgcccttttttgtttgtttgatgttagttcttctacttctttatttgtttttttcttccgtacactttttggctcagcatatcttgggcatactttgtgctactgaaaccgttcaaatgtcagccatttatagtttttaaaatataaagcattttaaaatattaatttaacattgaagtctatgagagagtcTTCAGACTCTTCAACTTTTAAAGGTTTTCAGGTTTTTCAGGTTTCAGAAACTGTTcatatatcaaaatgttcagtttcTTCTGGTCTTTTCAGCTAGTTGGTATACTTTAGGCTACAGAACccattcaaatatcaaaatgttcagcttcttcaggttcttttcagctattacttttcagagttcatctatttatagtttttaaaatattaagctttttcaaaaattaatttaacattaaagtcaatgagagagcccttcagactccttaacatttaaaagttttcagcgcctgcatactttcagctacagacacCGTTActatatcaaaatgttcagcttcttctggtcttttcagctattacttttcagagttcagctgttcatagttttcaaatggttaacagttttataccaagtggtttttgaggtctcctctgagtttaacattagtgtgtattgcgcgGAACgttttatgactgattcagctaaTATCttgattaattcagctgcttttatgactgattcagcttatgttattatattatatttcagcttgtgttcagagtaattcagctcttctTCCACCATTCAGATTCTGTTCATattaattctgtgtttttatgaattacatgcagatttcatattctcaaagagttcaaagcaatcgttccaataagctttcaaagcaatgcttcagctgctgcaatcaaacttTTTCTAGTTTAATTACTTTTTTCCAATGTTTCAGGCATCTGCTCACTTTCAGCCTGCTCCCTTTATGCACATCGGATAACATCAGAGTTTTTTGATCCAATGTTTGTGGCACAAAAGTAAGCAGCTTGTtttatctgtatttatttattttttatgtattgtaACAACTGAAAATCCCTAAGatgttgctgttgctgtctcCAGGTATGAGCTTGGAGCTGCTCTCTTCATCGGCTGGGCTGGCTCCATCCTTTGTATCTTGGGTGGCAGCATGCTCTGCTTCTCAATCGCAGATTCTTTTAGCGAAAGGTTAGAACTGATGTTTGCATTAAACACAGGCTGTGAATTATCCCTGTCGAGTACACTGGTGTTCTTTCTCTTTCCAGCCACCGTCAGGTGAAGTATATCTACAAAGGTACTGCCTCACATTCTCATATCGCCTCCTACCCAAGAGGACAGCAACAGTCGGCAAACCAGAGACCGCCTCCAGACTACAGCAACTCCTCCAGGACGCAGCACTTTGATAAAAATGTTTATGTGTGATGGAATGCAAAAAATCCCTTAGTTAAAGCCACTAGTGGGTCTTAGAAGGGTATACAGAGTATCAAAAGAGTGTAACTGGTGTAAGTTGTAGCTTGCTGAGTTTAAAATATACAcccatttttttacagtttactCAACTTTTTCAATAattacactgcaaaaaaggGTTCCTCTAatcaaatgtttctgttttttgcaGCTGTATGTGTTAGAAAAAGTGTGTTACATTTTGTAAGAAGTGGttgtattaaattattaaaatgtgttgagGTTGTTAATCTGtaataacaacatttaaaacTGTGTCCGTCACTCATTTTATCTGGTTTAACATGAACTGAATAACCATTAACTTTTGTAATGTGCAAACACGAAGAACGGTCATGAATGTAGAACGTTTCTGACAGAATGAGGAGCAGTCTGGTTTGTTTTgaagttaaaataaaatcctaaaaacaacaaagttctTTACATGATTTAATGAAGGAATAGTTTGTTGTGTATTAAAGTTgctaaatgttgctgtgtgtttgtagttagCAGGAGGCATCCTCCTGAGAGTTTACAGTAAACACCATGACACCATGGCACAGTGCCCTCATCAACACATTACAAGGCAcaaggcacagacacacagttcacCCTCTGACATGACACAAGCTAGATCATCCTGCTTACGGTTGAGCAGTAGAAGCTAGGAGTGAACAACCTGATTTTTTAAATCCAACAGCGATGAAGAAGCGTCTGAATCAAATATTTGGCTTCGTGATCTCGTCGATGGGATGGGTCTTTGTGCTGTGCACCCTGGCAATGGATAACTGGAGGATCAGCCAGataggaggagaaggaggcaaCTCCATCATCAGGGTGGCGTGGTTCTGGTCCAACCTGTGGAAGGACTGTTACACTGATTCCACATCCGTCACCAACTGCAGAGAGTTCCCGGTGCTCTGGAACGTCACCCGTATGTTCTATATGTACCTCAGAGattatgtttgtgtgctttATTGATGTTCACAGTGACAGTTCTACATGTGCTACTCtgtgatgttttaaaaaaaccATTACATATGTCTTAAAGTTTGAGTCATTAGCAATAAATGCTAACAATACCTGGTAGCTTTTGGTTGTGTTGTTGCTACCAGAATTAAATATACGTATACAATGTGTCAGTAAATGTGACTTTAAGGTTCTTGTattagcctaacaagctaatTTTTGTGGTTACAATGGCATttaaacaaattattttttaactattgttcagtatttttttaaactttgacAGATACTGGTGAAGAATTCAGACTTTTTGATGCATGAACAAATGAAAAATCAATTACAATCCTGCAAGAAGTAATTGCAAAGCTGTTTAATTATCCTATGTGTGAACAGTTTCTTTTTGTGTCTCCTTGCAGCTTACATCCAGGGAGTAAGGGGTTTGCTCCTGTGTGGGTTAACCCTCGGCTTCTTCGCCGTGGTGCTGTGTTTCGTTGGCATGGAGTGTACTTACCTTGGTGGAGCCGACAGCACGAAGGACAAACTGGTCTTTGCAGGAACAGTGTTTCACGTTGTTGGCGGTGAGTTAGCCCACAGAGCACACGCcaggtgtgtttgtctctgtaaatgacactAATGTTTTGCCCCCATTTATTTCTCCTTTTCAACGAAACCTCTGGCACACAGGCATAGCAGATATTTCTGCCTACTGCTTATACATCAACAAGATCGTCACTTACACCTTTGGTCCCACTGTGAGTCGAGGAGTTTTACGGTAAGCATTTTATTTATATCGCTGTTAGGTTTAAATTCAAAGGAAAGGTCttatttcaatttattttattcCAGGTATGATTTAGGACCTCCCATTTTTCAAGGATTGGTGGGAGGCTTCTTAATCCTGCTGGGGGCTGTGTTTTATGCTGTAACAGTCTGGCAAATAATCTGGCCTGAAAGGTAACTAAACTCTTTTCCTCTGTGCCTACTGAGATCATATAACACTTTTAACTTTATTCTTGTGTTGGTCTTATAGCAAAGCGGTAGAGAACTATGGAGGAAACACATATATGTCCCCCACCTCCAGAGAAAGAAGCCTGTACACTGGATACTACAAGCCCTCCAGGCAGTACGGATATTATACAGGATCAGGACGATCCAGCAGGACCAAGATCTCAAAGCTCTCTCAGACAACACCGACCAAAATCTCAGAAAGAGATGCATTTGTGTAGCTCTAGTTTAACACAGAAAGACTATTACCAACCAGCATAGTtcacttttcagtttttttgtattttgttgaaCAGGTTGTACTCTGTAttgtatgtctctgtgttgtgtttactcCAGATATTTTATTGGTGCTGTGATTTAACAAATGACAATAAATAGAGTGTGTATGATAAGGGTGTGTGAATGTATTgtataaataatgaaaaatcaAGATTGTTACCATATTTTGTGTCCTGGATGAATAATTGTGAAACAAGTAATGTCCATCATTTATCATTTAGGACCAGTTCTAACATTTAACATCAGATTGGTGCCTTTTATTCTTGTATAATGTCATAAAAGTAACAATGCCCTTCCATAATAAATTATATACTGTTTAAGCAATATGGGGGTTAAAAATTCCAAGTTAGcaagaaaaaatagaaaatatgagTCTTAATGCAGACATCCTGTACCTTGGTCATGGTGGTGACGCCCTAGTGGAAGATGTTCCTTCTTACAGTGTGGTAAAGAACTGAGCTGCTGAACTCAAATGTGAGCGAGAGCCTGAGTGATGACCATCTGCAGTCACCACATCGGAGACTGTTAACAACATCCACAATCCGTACAATCACTAACACAAGAGTGCATCACTAGAGACCTGGTTATTTCCTGAGAACATGTCCATGTAGTTATCCACAACAATTTGAAAAGACCACAGGGTCAGCTCACTGGATGCTGAAACTTCTCAGGCTTGATGAAATGTGAATGCAGCTCAACATTTCAAGGGACAATTATTAAAGCAGATCCTGAGACAAGTTCTCCTAGAAATTGCAAACATGGGGATGAGGCTTacctgttcagggtgtaccccacctctcacccgcaggacaaagcgggttcagatggtGGTAGTGGTGGGATGAGGCTTGGTGGCACCAATTCCATAGAGAGATAAAAATCATAATGTGACAGAGAGAGCCtggaaaatgacaaaaagagcTGCTGATTGTGGGAAAAGTCCACAATCCAGGTTTACTGATTATGTGTGGGAAAAGTAGGGCTGTTCCAAGTTCACAGCGGAGGTGGCTACCATCCAGGAATGTTTATTTGAACTTGCCCACTTGCTGTATCTATCAGATCTGGCCCACTTAGAGTACAGGTACCTTATTGCTGTGATGGTTGTCTTTTTGATAAAAGTCATGACATCAGTGCTGCACCTGAATTTTGGAAGGTTCTTGAGAAtaccaacaacaaacacactaacCAAAGTGAACTTtacaaaacacaggaaacacaatCAAAGGCAAAACATGTCATCATGTACACAAAACCAGTTTCTctagtctctgtgtgtgtgtctgtgtatttttcatctatgtgcagcagcagagaagagaaCAGGCAGTGCCGAGCACACGGTGCCGAGCACAACATTGTGTTCGGGAGCTTGGATtagttgtgtctctgtgtctgatcAAACATGGGTTACAGGACTGTGGTGATGTACATAGAGATCGGTTGCTTTGTGGTCTGTGTGTCTGGATGGATCCTTGTCTGTTCCACAATGCCAATAGAGATCTGGACTTGGTCTGAAGTTAGCGGCATAGTCCTGACAGCGTCGAACTACTTCTCCAACCTGTGGAAGGATTGTGTATCTGATTCAACCGGAGTGTCTGACTGCAAGATCATTCCATCATTGTTTGCACTGAACTGTAAGTATTGAGCATCAAAGTCATGCATTTCTGTCAGTGTGAGCTGttaattgtgtgttttgttttttttttttttgctgcttttggaCAGGGGACATTCACATGTGCCGggctctcatcatcatcagcatcatcctggctggcttTGGATCTCTTTTGGTCTTAGTGGGAATGAAGTGTACGAAGATTGGAGGGTCTGAAATTGCTAATGCAAGAGTGACCTTTGCTGGAGGCATGAACTACCTTATAGGAGGTAAACCGAGAGTTTTTTTGAAGTGAGTCAACTCAACGCACACTTTAATGAATCTTAGAATAATTGTGTGCATGTATTGTTTCAGGCCTGTGTTCTATGGTGGCTTTCTCCTACTATGGGAACAAACTTAGAGCACAATTTCAGGATCCCACCTACAAAGAACAGAAGTATGTAAAGTGTATAACTAACTTAGgtttttcttttgaaaaaaaatgtatttaggaATTTTTACTTTGTTCATTTTCAGGTTTGAAATAGGTGTTGGAGTCTATCTTGGCTGGGGAGGCTCCACTCTACTTGTTATTGGAGGCCTTATTTACAGTATCtttgcagggagggaggggtgcCGCTCAAGGTAACAAACACCTCTAACATTTGTCATCCTCAACCTGcagattaaaaataataaaataaaaaaataactctGCATTTTCTAACTTACAGTTCTGGAAGATATTCTGGCTACCAGTTCCCTGAAGCCTACACGGTCGCTCCAACTAAAAGGAGTATGGTGTCACTGGCTCGCACGGAaatgacacagagcagaaaatcaaggcacagcagcagaggcagcagaggcagcagcattTCCGCCATCACCAGCGCCAGCGCCACCAAGACCACAGCTATTAATGCATATGTGTAACCTATAATGTTTCATTGCATTTAAGCTCAAGTAGACCTACTTTTTTACATGTAATGTTTGATTGTACAtggttttaaataaaataaaataaaattaaaactttgaACTATCTCTAGAAATATAGCCAAGCTATGCAAGAAGAGCTCATGATGCCAGAATGCATGTTGAATTATGtgtaataaatatgtaataaagTGCTGGCTAAGGGTTACACTGTTGGAAACTTTtagatatttaaatatttatttgcaataaaacattttgataCTGACTCACTTTGGCTCAATATCAGTCTTTTCCCCTCTGTTGATCAGAGGGTTATTTCTGTAGAATAAAAGAAGTCTTGTCCTTAAATACACTGAAACACTACAGGCGCGTACACGCACACATGCGCGCACACAGTGGGGCCGTTGTgtttagggttgggcgataatGAAAATTCCAGTATCGATCCGATCCGTAGTAAATACGGGGCCAATACGGATACCGATACTCTTactcatgctgcagattactcagtctgaactttcacttctttaaatcctcTACCTGGTGTTTGTGCAATAAAGCCTCTGTCAGTCACCTCTGTCTGTGCTTCGTATTTGGGGATCTgcctttctcctccctctgtttactctgcagcttgAGGtttttgggctctgctgctttatgtttgtgtaacttGTTGCCACAGTGACATGTCGCTTttctgcacacctcacaagtagcagatTCTTCTTCTatgtctgtcgctgtgaaataactccaaacagcactccttttcctctctgccatctccaagaccctagctgcactttacagccaataaggagctccgtctgctttggcagagtggagaaggagggtggaggggcggagtgtgcctgcgcactgagcagagtgagagagcagcgctgtttgcaccgcgagtaagTACGAGTAAAGTTACTGAAGGTATAGAatacttccacagaaatatcgatctcatcacgctagtatcgagtaaatACTGATCCCAGCTTTGGTATCAATAcgatcgatatttagatcgattcgccgaTCCCTAGTTGTGCTGCCGTGGCCGAA
It contains:
- the LOC114426418 gene encoding claudin-10-like is translated as MSNMFQEILAFILTTSGWVLVSSTLPTDYWKVSSLDGTVITTATYWSNLWKTCVTDSTGVSNCKDFPSMLALDGYIQACRGLMIAAVCLGFFGSVSALVGMKCTKIGGSDRNKAGITCFAGVNFILSGICSLSACSLYAHRITSEFFDPMFVAQKYELGAALFIGWAGSILCILGGSMLCFSIADSFSESHRQVKYIYKGTASHSHIASYPRGQQQSANQRPPPDYSNSSRTQHFDKNVYV
- the LOC114426527 gene encoding claudin-10-like; protein product: MGYRTVVMYIEIGCFVVCVSGWILVCSTMPIEIWTWSEVSGIVLTASNYFSNLWKDCVSDSTGVSDCKIIPSLFALNWDIHMCRALIIISIILAGFGSLLVLVGMKCTKIGGSEIANARVTFAGGMNYLIGGLCSMVAFSYYGNKLRAQFQDPTYKEQKFEIGVGVYLGWGGSTLLVIGGLIYSIFAGREGCRSSSGRYSGYQFPEAYTVAPTKRSMVSLARTEMTQSRKSRHSSRGSRGSSISAITSASATKTTAINAYV
- the LOC114426561 gene encoding claudin-10-like, which translates into the protein MKKRLNQIFGFVISSMGWVFVLCTLAMDNWRISQIGGEGGNSIIRVAWFWSNLWKDCYTDSTSVTNCREFPVLWNVTPYIQGVRGLLLCGLTLGFFAVVLCFVGMECTYLGGADSTKDKLVFAGTVFHVVGGIADISAYCLYINKIVTYTFGPTVSRGVLRYDLGPPIFQGLVGGFLILLGAVFYAVTVWQIIWPESKAVENYGGNTYMSPTSRERSLYTGYYKPSRQYGYYTGSGRSSRTKISKLSQTTPTKISERDAFV